AAAACAGATTACAGCATTTTTAAACCTCAAGCTTTTTCTCTTCAGTCACTGGGACTGAaaagtgaaagaggaggaaggagaagaaggaatTTCAGTCCCACATTCACTTTATTACCTTTTCTCCTTTAAGAGAGTTGTGTAATGCATAGATTTACATTCTCTGTGTAAATAACTCACACAAAAACTGACACACAGAGTTCCTTTCTCAACACTGGTGGCACTTCTTCAGAAAGAGCTGattctgctttgtttcacaAAATACCCACTGACTTCATCATCACGCTGATGTGCCCTTCTCCTCCCCATTTTTTCAGTCCAGCAACCAGATCCCAACCAGCCAAAGCCAGAAGGCCAGCAGATGAGTCCCCTGGAAGGAGAGCCTCTTGGGGTGGTCACCAACTGGCCGCCCTCCTTGCCAGCAGCCTTACAGCGGTGGGGTACGACTCAGCCAAAGAGTCCCTGTCTTACTGCGCTCGACAATGCTGGCAAGCCGGTCTACACGCTCACTTATGGTAGGTGTCACTTGTGGATGACTGGCCCTAAGTTATTGTATGTTTGACctttgattagattttttttttttttttaaatcaaaggaaaatatttcacagtttgtgttCAATTCTGCAGGTAAACTGTGGACCCGCAGTCAGAAACTGGCTTACACTCTTCTTAACAAGCTGAGCACCAGAAATGAGCCTTTACTCATGCCTGGAGACAGAGTAAGTCATGAGATGAAACAACTTGCTCTTTGGTTGCCATATCTTCAATTAAAACAGCTGTTGCATAACATCACATCATGACATGTACTATCCATGAAACACCTGCAGGTTGCACTTGTGTTCCCAAACAACGATCCAGTGATGTTCATGGTGGCCTTCTATGGCTGTCTCCTGGCAGAGCTAGTACCTGTGCCTATCGAAGTGCCGCTGACCCGAAAGGTAAAGGCAACAACTGAGTACAGTCTCCTGGGAATGGGTGaagtttgatatttttgtgCCACACAGCCAGTGAAAGATCAGCAGTGACCTCTGCTGGACATTTAACCTGTCAGTAATTGAAGGAGAGTTGACATAGGTACAGTCAGTTATGTTTTTCCAGTTTGCATACGGTAATTTATTCCAATATTCCTGAAACTCTGTTTGTGCCAGTCACACTAGATCATCTAGTGAttacaactgcagcagcatcacataTCTTTCCGGTGCTTAAATTACAGTGTTATAATGCATTACAGTTTCCAGCATATCCATCAGCTCATGCTGAATTAAATATATCCACATTAGTTACACAGGATGAATATTAATGCCTGTTCTTTATTAGACttaataaacatgttgttgGCAGATGCTGCACTGTAATTATTGAGATTTGAGTGAGGTGAAATGATGTTTAATTCCAGTCAAAATATTAGATCACAAGCCAACTGTTCTCAGGAGTCAGACACTCATCTGCTTCCTCTGCCAGgtctttttttctcattatcGTTCTCTCACTCTTTATTTCGTTTTCTATTTCCATCCTCTCCctatccatctctctctctcttctctatcatgtgtctttttttgtccCTTCCATGCATTAGCCTCAGGTTTTATGTGTATCTGCACAGCGTGGTTTGCTCAGCAAGAGTCTAGCTTTAAGCTAATTTGCACAGCCAATCAAATATGAGTGAGTGCGTGTCAGATCTCGGGTTTCGCTCCTGCGACGATCAGACTTTGATGctcagcagtggagtttttaatagtgattggctgtcactctgctttcttaactgctgctgctttgatgTATGATGCTCTGAGGTTTCTAGTTCTTTAGTCATCgtccttctttctgtctgtgttacaATTCCCACATTCCCtcagtgcatttttttttctcgctgcttttattctgtttgtcaAAGTTTGCCAGAATGACCCTGATTTTGTTCATCTCCTTTGGTCCCTCAGGATGCAGGAAGTCAACAGATTGGCTTTCTGTTAGGCAGCTGTGGCGTCACATTGGCACTGACCACTGACGCCTGTCAGAAAGGCCTTCCCAAAGCACAAACAGGGGAGGTAGCCACTTTTAAAGGTactgactgttttattttttaatgttgtctgTCTGTAAAGTTTTGTCAGTTTGAACTTATTTCAATTCTTTGTGTCTGCAGGCTGGCCGCGGTTACTGTGGTTTGTGACAGATGGAAAACATGTTGTGAAGCCTCCGAAGGACTGGCATCCTCCACTACGGGAAGCCAGTAATGACATTGCCTATATAGAGGTACTTATAGCTTAACTGATATTGTCTATAAAACAAGAGATagatttgtaatgtttttatgtattgttgttatttttgtgcttCTAATTATTAGGAACTCTGCTTTTGTTATATAATATACACCTTATTTTTTGGAATGAAGCGGTTCAATGTTCCGTATGTTTTAAATCTAGTATAAAACCAGCAAGGAAGGAAGCACCATGGGGATCACAGTGTCCCATTCAGCCATGTTGGCTCACTGTCATGCCCTCACACAGGCCTGCGGCTACACTGAAGGTGAGAACACTTGTTATTGCATTTACTTCTCGAGTCTTACCTTTGGTGGTTATGCTTTTAAGCTATGTCTATGCtaccgagagagagagagagaaactagCTTTTGTAATGAATTAATAGCGTTGTTATTAAATCAACAGATACCACATTCatttgaaaccttttttttattttgtattattacattttcccTTCCCGTCAGAGaagtgtaattacattttagtttgaTTATAACAGCTGCTCACTgggttgtgtttgtttctgtcagaCCTGGGTCAGGTTAATTTAGTGCTTCTTAGTCACTGCTCTGACAGTCCAGATTTGCTCTTCATTACCAaacttgttttgtgttattgatGCAATAGGATGTTGGCTATTTGTACTAAAGAATAACAGCTGTTTCAAACCCTTTTTTGCTAATACTTGACAAAATCTCCTCTCTTCCTGCAGCTGAGACCATAACTAACGTTCTGGACTTCAAGAGAGAAGCAGGATTGTGGCATGGTGTTCTTACTGTGAGTGGTCTTGAGCTAATAGGATGGTTATATAATCAGAAAGCGAAGAGATCTATGCCCAGTTTGCTGATAACAAGTCTGATTCACCCATCTTCTCAATGATGGCTTTATCAGAATGTACATGGAGTCAAACTAATGAAATCTCGATGAGCAGAAACATCTTGTTCATAACTCCAGTGTTTGAAAcctgtaaaaatattatttaattgaaCACATAGCCAATCCAGCTTTgataaagtgtgtttaaacatgCTGTGGAATTTCCACACAGTTCATACGTGCcctgctgttttgtttaaattcCTGAAATAACACAGCAGgagcagaatttatttttatactgacAGTGGTAAGGGAAGTTGTGATGACTTTATGCTGATGTAATGTAGTTGTAATTAAGTTCCTGATTTTTTTCCTATGGCATGTCTGGTGGTCGCCTGTTCTCATGGCAGAGTGTCATGAATCGGATGCATGTGATAAGCATCCCTTACTCCCTGATGAAAGTCAACCCCCTCTCCTGGatacaaaaggttcacacattCAAAGGTAAGGGTCAGGCCACGTGGCGTTTGTCACAATTtgttatctatctatctgtctcaGCCATTTGAGAGCAATTCTGTATAGGAATACATTTTATCCAAACTGTAGACTAAAccaacatttattaaatatttagcatGAAAAATCACAGTATGTGTAAAAGTACTTTGACAAAAATACATTGGCAGCTTCCTTGATGATGATACTGTAGTTAATCAGTTTAAAGCAAAGTTTGACTTGAGAGAGAATGAGTTTCTCATAACAGCCTTGGTTCACACTGCACATTTGCCGGGTGGATGGATTAATACAATACAGTAGTTTGTTGGATTGATTTCTTGCTCGATTGTATTAGCCCAGTTGAGGTCAAGGACAGGATACCAGCAGTGCTGAGTAAAATTCAATTATTTCTGTTCTGAGCTCTGCTGAGTCACCTGTTAGCAACCGAGTCACTGTGCTGCTATTTGCTATCCGATTTTATAATTTTTGTGATTGCTTCTcaagctgcaaaacaaaatggttCCATTCTGAGCCAgactctttgtctttctgttcgCTGTACAGCGCGGGTAGCAGTGGTGAAGTCAAGGGACATGCACTGGTCTCTGCTGGcacagagagaccagagagacatCAGCCTGAGCTCACTGCGTATGCTGATTGTAGCAGATGGAGCTAACCCATGTGAGTCCATCTGCAGATTCTCAAACACCCTGAAGTCACAAGAGATtatcattgatttttattttgtttgaatttGCTTGTTTGAcggtgtgtgtctatgtgtgtctgcacattACCATAGGGTCGATATCATCGTGCGATGCCTTCCTCAATGTGTTCCAGGCACGTGGGCTGCGACCTGAAGTGATCTGTCCATGTGCCAGCTCTTCAGAAGCCATGACTGTCGCCATCCGCAGGTGAGCTGCCGTTACTGCATTGTATCAGTGCAATCTGCTGTTATATCACACTTTGGTATAGAAGCTGGATCCTgcagggagaggaggatgaCGTGTGCTTCTATAACACAGGGACAGAAACCACAATTTAGAGCTTTTAGAGCTTTCCACTGATCAGCTCAGTTATAAGGAGAATTATGATGGCAGATATACTAACACTAACTAATACTAACACATGCTTCACATGgataaattaaatctgtttttaaattattgccTTATATACATGTATGAGAGTATATGATTTTAGTAATGtgatttgtcttcttttctgaTAGTAGTGCTATAAAAAGGATGTTGTTCAGTGGCAGTAAATGGTTCAGGCTGCTATTTTAAACACCCTACAAACTATATtacatatttgtatattttgctTATTGTGTGaggcagaggaaatgaaaagaaataactCACAGCGCTGGTTTCTTACAGCTGTGGCTATCTTTAACTGTGTATAACTGTGTTTGGCTGTAAAGAGAGAAACTGGAATAATGTGTGTGTCCTACAGACCTCCAGAAATGGGTGTTCCTCCTCCAGGGAAGGCAGTGTTGTCTATGAGTGGGCTGAGCCACAGTGTAATCCGTGtggacacagaggagaaactCTCTGTCCTTACAGTTCAGGACGTGGGACAGGTTATGCCTGGAGGTACAGTGCACCATGTtgctttttgacattttgcCATTACTGAATGAATAAACATGCTAACAATAAAGATAAAAggtaaaatacagtttgtgtgtttataccACAAAAAAAGGGGTGACCTGGTCAGATCTGATGGAAAAAAAGACTAAATTCCAAACTCCCAGTGTTAAGTCCTTAGTCTCAATGTGTGAAGAAAAGTACTCTTTACCAGAAAAGCTTCTGTTCTTTGTTGTACTTTTAAAACAGAATatcaaataactttattaacagtaataaaaatggTTAAAATCAAAATGCAATTAAACAATCAAATATTGATGATAAATTATGTACTACTAAAGCACTCCAAGCAGGAATATGTACGCCAATGAAGATATCTACAGTACAACATAtgattatttgttgttttgatgtcAAATTCTCCCATCATCTTTGTGTGTCTCCAGCTGTGGTTTGTGTGGTGCGGGTGGAGGGCACACCTTATCTTTGTCAAACAGACGAAGTTGGAGAGATTTGTGTGAGCTCAGGTAGCACTGGTGTAGCTTACTACGGCCTCCCAGGCATGACCAAGAACGTCTTTGAGGTTAGTGCTTTACTTCTGCAACTGTTCTGGTGGGAAAAAAGCATGCTTTAGGTATCGCTAAGTACTATATTAATTAAGTTAAACTATTAAGTATGTAGTAACAGTTCAACTTGTTTGTTTATAGAGTACTGCTGGATAAAACCTTACTCAAATCAATTCAgtatccaaacacacacatagaactTTTTGTACTTATTTCTAGTAGAAATATTGatatctttatttatgtatgtggtTCATGTTGCAGACCATACCAGTAACATCATCTGGGGTCCCCATCAGTGATAGACCCTTCACCAGGACCTCACTGCTGGGCTTTGTGGGACCAGTAAGTTGCACCTCCTTTAATTGCATTATGTTGCTGTTAATGTGACCAGAACATGAAGGTCTGTGAAAGCTCGTGTAGAGGATCAGTTCTCTCACATCAGGGGGCTTTGTACCATTCAAATAGTTTATGTTCCGAttgtgaggaaagaaaaagctgGGGGATGGAATCAGGGTGATTATCAGTTGACAAATTGTGATGCAATTCTGCTGAAAGCTGTTTTTTCCTTTAAGGACATGGAAGCTTAGTGATATTACAAGCGCTCAGTAAACCTACAATGTCTCAGATGCTGAACTGCACATTGTTTGGGTGCACTAATAAATCTACCCATCTAACTAAACAACTAAACTGCatgttctttgtgtttccccAGGACAgccttgtgtttgttgtgggaAAGATGGATGGCCTGATGGTGGTCAGCGGGCGGAGACATAACGCTGACGATGTAGTCGCCACAGCGCTGGCAGTAGAGCCCATGAAGTTTGTTTACAGGGGGAGGTAAAGAAGCCTGAAAGTTTTAAGAATTAAAAATTCGACAtctatttattgttatttcttaTATCAAGAGTCCGTCTTATCTGCACTGTTGTCTCTCTGAGGACAAACAGGACATCAGTAACTGAGTGGTTTAATGGAATGAATACAGTCAGTTGtaattatgttgtttgttttgttctagGATTGCAGTGTTTTCGGTTTCTGTGCTTCACGATGAGAGGATCGTTGTTGTGGCAGAGCAGAGGCCGGATGCCTCTGAAGAGGACAGCTTCCAGTGGATGAGCCGTGTACTTCAGGTGCTGACCATGCTctgtctttttcacattttatcatttagtgGCATCAAACTAAAGGACCTGTAGTTTTCTCTTATGAAGTGCAATTCAGTTGCACCTGGATAATATTACTCTTGATTGAAATCTACAATATATCACAAGGTCATAGATTGATTAAGAGCTTTCCAGAAACCTTTCAGAAGtgttaatataaattattataattaaaataagggAACCTACCTTCTAAGAATAACTTAAGTGCTCTCCATATGTTTCCAGGCCATTGACAGCATCCACCAAGTTGGAGTGTACTGCCTGGCTCTGGTGCCTGCCAACACGCTTCCTAAAGCTCCTCTGGGTGGCATCCATATATCTGATACAAAACAGCGCTTCCTGGAGGGCTCTTTGCACCCGTGCAATGTTCTCATGTGCCCTCACACATGTGTCACCAACCTGCCCAAGCCAAGACAAAAACAGCCAGGTAACCCtc
This Anabas testudineus chromosome 21, fAnaTes1.2, whole genome shotgun sequence DNA region includes the following protein-coding sequences:
- the dip2a gene encoding disco-interacting protein 2 homolog A isoform X11; translated protein: MAERTSAGFLTMMLEPTPAVAMTLPAEVREKLAELELELSEGDITQKGYEKKRGKLLAPYIPQIQGVDPSLQIDNRIQASSQALLPGSKHNKTRAANTRDERFRSDLHTEAVQAALAKYKERKMPMPSKRRSVLVQSSVEACTPPATSSASEDEGSLRRQGRLPTSVPYQGHGHPAVEHWFNRVIQGSSTSSSASSTSSHPGGRSATTTNTTAHAALNANAAATALANLMAHTQLGVPVNSRVSSKIQQLLNTLKRPKRPPLREFFVDDFEELLDVQQPDPNQPKPEGQQMSPLEGEPLGVVTNWPPSLPAALQRWGTTQPKSPCLTALDNAGKPVYTLTYGKLWTRSQKLAYTLLNKLSTRNEPLLMPGDRVALVFPNNDPVMFMVAFYGCLLAELVPVPIEVPLTRKDAGSQQIGFLLGSCGVTLALTTDACQKGLPKAQTGEVATFKGWPRLLWFVTDGKHVVKPPKDWHPPLREASNDIAYIEYKTSKEGSTMGITVSHSAMLAHCHALTQACGYTEAETITNVLDFKREAGLWHGVLTSVMNRMHVISIPYSLMKVNPLSWIQKVHTFKARVAVVKSRDMHWSLLAQRDQRDISLSSLRMLIVADGANPWSISSCDAFLNVFQARGLRPEVICPCASSSEAMTVAIRRPPEMGVPPPGKAVLSMSGLSHSVIRVDTEEKLSVLTVQDVGQVMPGAVVCVVRVEGTPYLCQTDEVGEICVSSGSTGVAYYGLPGMTKNVFETIPVTSSGVPISDRPFTRTSLLGFVGPDSLVFVVGKMDGLMVVSGRRHNADDVVATALAVEPMKFVYRGR